The genomic segment CGTTAATCAAGATAGCTTTGACGTTCGGGTCTTTGAGAATTATTCTAAACCCAGCTTCTACGGTTTTAGCATTCGCTGTACCTCCTACATCTAAAAAATTGGCAGGTTCACCTCCTGAAAGCTTGATAATATCCATGGTTGCCATAGCTAGACCTGCACCATTAACCATGCAACCCACATTGCCATCTAATTTTATGTAGTTAAGATTGTATTGAGAAGCTTCAATTTCCAGGGGTTCTTCCTCATTTAAGTCTCTCAAAGAGGCGTATTCAGGATGTCTAAATAAAGCATTGTCATCAAAGTTAATTTTGGAGTCTAAAGCGAGTATCTTACCATCTTTTGTAACTACCATAGGATTGACTTCCACTAAAGAGCAATCGCCTTCCATGTAGCATTTGTACAGAGCATTCATGAAAGGAATGAACTGCTTGACTAAATCAGGAGTAAAGCCTAGTGCATAGCCTATTTTTGTAATCTGGTAAGGGCGAAGCCCTGTCAAAGGGTCAATCCATTCTTTGACAATTTTTTCGGGATGCTCTTCGGCTACTTTTTCAATATCCATACCCCCTTCGGCAGAAGCAATAATCACATTTTTTGCAGTGGAACGGTCAAGGGTAATCGAAAGGTAATATTCTTTTTCAATTGCACACCCCTCTTCTATATACATTGTTTTTACGATTTTACCCTCTTCTCCTGTTTGTTTAGTAACTAAGATATTTCCCAGCACTAAACGAGCAAAATCTTCTGCTTCTTGAGGGGACTTGACTACTTTTACCCCGCGATCTGAAAGCATCTTACTTCTATCGTTGGCGTCATATACTTTACCTTGTCCGCGTCCACCTGCATGTATTTGTGATTTTACCACTATCACAGAGCTACCTAATTCAATAGCAGCTTGCTTAGCTTCTTCGGGAGTTTTAACTACAATCCCTTTTGGTACAGGAACACCGTACTTGCGGAAAATCTCTTTTCCTTGATATTCGTGAATCTTCATTTGGATAGAATTTTAGTTTGCTTCAATATTATATTGTCCAATTGGTATATGCAAATTTATGGGCAAAATGGCAAATGTGAGCTTCAAGTAAGTAGCTGATTCAAAGTAAGTTACCTTTCTAATCTTGCAGATTAAGAAAAAAATTTATGAAGTTAAATAGCTGAACATTATTTTTACATTCATAACAAATAAAAGTTATGGCAGAGGTCATTGAAATGCCCAAACTAAGCGATACCATGACCGAAGGTGTCATTGCGGCATGGCACAAAAACGTTGGAGATACTGTAAAAGCCGGCGACTTACTCGCTGAAATAGAAACTGACAAAGCTACTATGGAATTGGAATCTTACTTTGATGGCGTACTCTTGTATCAAGGAATTGAAGTAGGTAAAC from the Bacteroidia bacterium genome contains:
- the sucC gene encoding ADP-forming succinate--CoA ligase subunit beta, translated to MKIHEYQGKEIFRKYGVPVPKGIVVKTPEEAKQAAIELGSSVIVVKSQIHAGGRGQGKVYDANDRSKMLSDRGVKVVKSPQEAEDFARLVLGNILVTKQTGEEGKIVKTMYIEEGCAIEKEYYLSITLDRSTAKNVIIASAEGGMDIEKVAEEHPEKIVKEWIDPLTGLRPYQITKIGYALGFTPDLVKQFIPFMNALYKCYMEGDCSLVEVNPMVVTKDGKILALDSKINFDDNALFRHPEYASLRDLNEEEPLEIEASQYNLNYIKLDGNVGCMVNGAGLAMATMDIIKLSGGEPANFLDVGGTANAKTVEAGFRIILKDPNVKAILIN